The DNA sequence ATGatagtcatgggagatatgcggtgctTGCGATTTGGCAGCATTGTTCCCATCcagaaaaatgataatgatttTGCTTGTGACGCCATTAAGCTCAgtttgtcagtcagagtattgAAGGTTGACTACTCAAGCACTCGCACGTCGCGTTCgacatgtcatgacgcactttcattgagtatcagcaatgagcatcaagctacctcGGGTATGTTCATTGCTTTCGTTGGTGACCATCTCATTTGTAGGACTGGTGATGGCAGCAcatcatgacattttgcagcactggtgaTGAGATCCGGCTTTCAGTCTCGGTGCTGAAATGATGGCacgttgaagtgttgaaaatatttttgctatataaattaaatattattttgatggaaaggaaatatctGATCGATGAGGAATAACAGTTTGCACGCGTTGAAAATCAATGTTAACATTCGTAGCTGACTTGAAAACCTGTATCCAGGCACCTTTTTACTTGGTCTGCCCTTTGCACCGGCGGGCATGTCTTTGTGCAAATGGATTGTTTTAATGGCCTTTGGTCGTTTCTTGCAGAATCGATGGTACGCTCGCGGATAATGGAAAAGACGGAACTGTCCGTGCGGGACATCAGCACCTGGTTCCACATCGAGCTCGACCGTGCCCAGGCCAGCGAAATGGACCCGAAAGAACCCCTGTCGGACGAGCGGCCGCCACCACCAAAGCGGGACGAGCTTTCCTGCCGCATCGATCGGCTCAAGATGGACACGCAGATGGCCAACTTCCGGgacctgctgctgaaggtgcGCGAAATCGTGGACGACTCGTACAGCGACAACACCGAGCTGGCCCGCTCGACGCAGCAGATCGAGAAGGCGCTCGACCGCATCATCGCCGAGGAGGAGCAGAAACGGCAGTCCCAGCCGTCACCTCCGTCGCCACCGTCATCAGCGCTGTCCTTGCTTCCGGTCGTCTAAAAAAGAAAGGCTCAcccacgcacaaacacacaaacacacaagtgGTCACATTAGTTAAGTGAAAAGAGaactattttgttttaatcgaTTTGTGAATAAACTTTTATCCTCTGACGGCACATTTGGGAGTTGCACAAGCTCGAAGCGTGACGAACGCGCACGACCGGGGGAAGGCCTTCACGTTTCCGTGACGGCCACCTTCACCTCGTCCAGCACCAGCTCGATCTGCTGGTCGAGGGCCAGTATGTGGCCGATGTTGCAGCTTTCCGTTCCGATGAACGTGACGAGCAGGGGCAGCTTGTTCATCTGCACCACCTGGTAGCCGGTGTAGACGGAGATGATGTTCCGGTTTCGGCCCAGCCCGAGCTTGTTCGACTGCTCCGTCGCCATCGTAAAGGTGGTGTGGAACGATGGCTTCATGATCATGCCGAGCGATTTGTCGTCGCCCACCTTCATCAGCGGCACGCCATCCCGgtcggtgatgatgatgcagttTAGCCCGGCAACACTGGCGGCAGGAAGGGTGATAGGAGGGCAAGGGAAGCAAAAATGTTCAAGAATCACTATCGGGAGGGGAGCACAAGCTGGCAGGTCCTTACCGTTTCCGGATGTTGTGGAAAAACCGCTTCACATCGTCCGTCATGCTGGAGGCTTGGTCTTTCGGAACTTCGGAGCCGTTTCGAATACGGAGAGGTGTGTTTGcgagtgtgttggtgtgtgttttttgcccttttccgTAAAGTTTTGCCTTCCTCTTCTAACCGCCAAACAGATTACGTTTTGATaagaaaatacacacacttaTGACAGCTCGCAGCGTCATTTCTCCACGGCAACCATATTGCATATGTGCAGCCCTGCCGTTTGTCGCTCACTGCCTTTGGGCCACTtgtgattttaaaaagaaagaattGTTCTTTGTTAAACGGTGCCAATTTgtgagtttttctttttttttcgaaaatatGGCCCCGTGTGTACGGCGCACTGTAAACAAACGCCACAACCGAGCGCATGCCCGACGGCTGATTTTGACAGCTCGGCGTCTCTCCGTCTCTTTCATTCCTATAGCCGCTAACTGAAGGCAAGCGGGTCGAAGCAAGCGAAAACTGTAAACATCGCCCAGAAATTGATAACAGAACGGCAAATTAAAGCGGAAAatcttgcccccccccctccatccatccacccacacacatagaTGGGCTAAGGGCGTTGGGTGACGTGATGTATTCATTTTTAGtggcgttttttgttgtttctttttcctgCGGTCACGACGGCGCTGAGTCATCTTGGGTCTTCGGCAGCGGACCGTCGTGTTTCAGCAGACGGATCATGTGAATGCACACAATCAGACGTACAGTGGGCGCGTACAGTGCCAAACACACTTGTTTACTTCTCCCGCATCTGATCCAGCTGACTCGACGCGACGCaacgagtgtgtgtttgtgtgtgagtgtgtgtgtgcgagtgtgcgcGTGTTTATGATTTTCCACcggcgcaaaacaaaaagcgccCTTGTTCGACTCTCGATTTGACCGTTGCGTGCTGCGGATTGCAACACGCAAAACAGCAGAGACCACTTTCCGTAGAGTGacgaggttgtttttttttatatattttgtgtACTTGGGAAATTTGTCCGCAAAAAAGACCAGTGTAATACAGAAAAAGGAGGAGAGCCAGAGGGTGAACTCGATTGCTCGTGACGGATCGTCGGGAAAATtcgggtttgtttgtgtttggtttgcAGCACATCCGCAGAACTGCGCCACCGGATCTGAGGGGGTGGACGGCAttaggcaaaacaaaaacaattcgCTCTTTAGCATtaactagaaaaaaaaaatcaacaacacaaGCTGCCAGCACGActcaagtgtgtgtatgtgagaacAGGTGCTAAAATACCCTCATTTGCTCCACAAAGAAAGGTGTGCGTGTTCGCTTTGTGATAAGAAAATACCTTTATCGGCGACCAGAACGCATTTCTCTGCCCCATGACAACGAGAGCCAGTGTGTAAGCAGGTGTCACAGGAAGGTGGTGCGCATAAAGAAATGCATCTATTCTGAGTTTTGACCTAAAAAAGGATTGTGCACAAAAAACCCAACGCTCTATCAACAATTCGGGTatctgcgtgcgtgtgtgtgaacaGCATCGAATTGTGCAGCAAATAGCAGCGAATCCGTACAAGTGTGTGTTCCGTTTTTGCGCGGAAGCGAAAGTGGGAAATTCGACGTGGAAATCAAACGGCATGGCATCGTCCCGCCGTCGTACAGCGGCCATGCAATCGATCGGCAGCacggccgtgctgctgctgcagctgctgatgGCAACGACAGCACAATCAAAACTGGTAGGTGAACCCATCACTCCCAGGAACTGTTGTCCAACGTCTCAAAACAACCATCAACAAGCCTTTGCCAGGAAGCGGCTGCAAAAGACTCATTGGATATGGTAACACCTTGTTGGCCGTAGCCTCGTACCAAGCAACCACCACCCGGCCGTGGACTGTTTTATGAAACTGCTTTCTACGTTTTAGGACTGAAGCTTCCGGATCGGCTTGATGGATTCACGTTCAACGCCGGTCATTTCGTTCCCCGTAGCGCTTAGTCAGCGGGATTGCATTCACAGATCGCACAGGGCTATCGTATTTGCCAGATAAGCATTAACGCCGACACGGTGTCACCCCTCGCGAGAGGCCAATTGACACCAACGACACAGATAGCGCGCAAAAGGCGCCGCGCAAATAACGCGCGAACACCTGTTAGTGGTGTGTTCTTAGGCGCGTGATGAGTGTGAATGTTCAGGCAGCACGTTACAATTTCTAGCATCTTAGCGAACACTCATAATAAGCCGATGTTTGCTTAATAACATCGCTCAAGATCGATGAACTATTCATTGGCAGCGGGTGCagagtagtgatgggaaaaataaagtttttgtcggaatcgattccagctagctccgaagttttctggaatcaattccggattGTAGATCCGGAATCAatttccggaatcggttctgaAATTGGAATCGgcccggaatcggaatcagcttcggaattggttccgaaattggaatcggttccggaatcaaaatcagctccgaaatcagaatcgggtTTGAAACGGAatcggtttcggcatctccatacGAATAGgtgtttgggtccaatgatgctaagTATTGATAgccaaaaataatcaaaatttacttgtaaacgatccatggAAATTATCGGACTAATTTCGCCTCTGATACTTCTTATTAAAATTCaggaactgattctcattccggagctaatctCATTTCTGTAGTCAATCCTTATTCCGTTACCGGGGCAAATAGCGTTTCCCAgttcaattccgattccgaagccgattctgattccggagctgattccgatcgcggaatcgattccggaactgaCTCTGGATTTGGCTCCGGAGTTGACTGCTGAATCGACTCCTGAATCAACTCCAAAATCGGCTTTggattcaactccggaattggaacctattccagcatcggaatcggctccagaattgatcccgaacacggaatcggaatcggttagGTCGGCGATTCTGAGCGCCGACCACTAGTGCAGATTCTATCCAATATCTAAAGCTTATATTTTGAGAGTTTTTTTCGGGTGGTCCCATTGCTACAGTCGTCagctcgcacgacttaacaatatgCCCGTGGTTGGTTCAAGAATCATATGGACTGTCCACCCGTAGCAAGGAATCCGGCT is a window from the Anopheles merus strain MAF chromosome X, AmerM5.1, whole genome shotgun sequence genome containing:
- the LOC121588477 gene encoding ragulator complex protein LAMTOR3 homolog, whose product is MTDDVKRFFHNIRKRVAGLNCIIITDRDGVPLMKVGDDKSLGMIMKPSFHTTFTMATEQSNKLGLGRNRNIISVYTGYQVVQMNKLPLLVTFIGTESCNIGHILALDQQIELVLDEVKVAVTET